A single Streptococcus thermophilus DNA region contains:
- the purN gene encoding phosphoribosylglycinamide formyltransferase has product MAKRIAVFASGNGSNFQVIAEQFPVEFVFSDHRDAYVLERAKNLGVASHAFELKEFDNKAAYEEAIVKLLDEHQIDLVCLAGYMKIVGPTLLAAYEGRIINIHPAYLPEFPGAHGIEDAWNAGVDQSGVTIHWVDSGVDTGKVIKQVRVPRLEGDTLDTFETRIHETEYKLYPEVLDSLGVARK; this is encoded by the coding sequence ATGGCTAAAAGGATTGCTGTATTTGCCTCTGGCAACGGCTCAAACTTCCAGGTGATTGCGGAACAATTTCCAGTAGAATTTGTCTTTTCAGATCACCGTGATGCCTATGTCTTAGAACGTGCCAAAAATCTAGGCGTGGCTAGCCATGCCTTTGAACTCAAGGAATTTGACAATAAAGCAGCTTATGAAGAAGCCATCGTCAAACTCTTGGATGAACACCAGATTGACTTGGTTTGTTTGGCCGGTTATATGAAAATCGTCGGTCCAACCTTGCTAGCAGCTTATGAAGGCCGTATCATCAATATTCACCCGGCTTATCTTCCTGAATTTCCGGGAGCTCATGGCATTGAGGATGCTTGGAATGCAGGTGTTGACCAGTCTGGCGTGACTATTCACTGGGTGGATTCTGGCGTTGATACCGGTAAGGTCATCAAACAAGTCCGTGTCCCACGCCTTGAAGGTGATACCCTTGATACTTTCGAGACTCGCATCCACGAAACAGAGTACAAGCTCTATCCAGAAGTATTGGATAGTTTGGGAGTAGCGAGAAAATGA
- the purH gene encoding bifunctional phosphoribosylaminoimidazolecarboxamide formyltransferase/IMP cyclohydrolase, protein MTKRALISVSDKAGIVEFAQELKKLGWDIISTGGTKVALDNAGVDTIAIDDVTGFPEMMDGRVKTLHPNIHGGLLARRDLDSHLQAAKDNNIELIDLVVVNLYPFKETILKPDVTYADAVENIDIGGPSMLRSAAKNHASVTVVVDPADYAVVLDELSANGETSYETRQRLAAKVYRHTASYDALIAEYFTAQVGETKPEKLTLTYDLKQPMRYGENPQQDADFYQKGLPTAYSIASAKQLNGKELSFNNIRDADAAIRIIRDFKDRPTVVALKHMNPCGIGQADDIETAWDYAYEADPVSIFGGIVVLNREVNAETAKKMHGVFLEIIIAPSYTDEAIEILTTKKKNLRILELPFDAQDASGVEAEYTGVVGGLLVQNQDVVKESPADWQVVTKRQPTDTEATALEFAWKAVKYVKSNGIIVTNDHMTLGVGPGQTNRVASVRIAIDQAKGRLDGAVLASDAFFPFADNVEEIAKAGIKAIIQPGGSVRDQESIEAADKYGLTMIFTGVRHFRH, encoded by the coding sequence ATGACTAAACGCGCACTAATTAGTGTCTCAGATAAAGCGGGCATCGTTGAATTTGCCCAAGAACTCAAAAAACTAGGTTGGGACATCATCTCAACAGGTGGTACTAAAGTTGCCCTTGACAATGCTGGGGTAGACACTATCGCCATCGACGATGTGACTGGTTTCCCAGAAATGATGGACGGACGTGTTAAGACCCTTCACCCAAATATCCACGGTGGTCTCCTCGCTCGTCGTGACCTCGATAGCCACCTTCAAGCGGCTAAGGACAATAATATCGAATTGATTGACCTTGTTGTGGTAAACCTTTATCCATTCAAGGAAACCATTCTCAAACCAGACGTGACTTACGCTGACGCAGTTGAAAACATCGATATCGGTGGTCCATCAATGCTTCGTTCAGCAGCTAAAAACCATGCTAGCGTAACAGTTGTGGTAGACCCTGCTGACTATGCGGTTGTGCTTGACGAATTGTCAGCAAACGGTGAAACAAGTTACGAAACTCGCCAACGTTTGGCAGCGAAAGTATACCGTCACACAGCTTCATATGATGCTTTGATTGCGGAATACTTCACAGCTCAAGTGGGTGAAACAAAACCTGAAAAACTCACTTTGACTTATGACCTTAAGCAACCAATGCGTTACGGTGAAAACCCTCAACAAGACGCAGACTTCTACCAAAAAGGTTTGCCAACGGCTTACTCAATTGCTTCAGCAAAACAGCTTAACGGTAAAGAATTGTCATTCAACAATATCCGTGACGCTGATGCCGCTATCCGTATCATCCGTGATTTCAAAGACCGTCCAACAGTTGTGGCTCTCAAACACATGAACCCATGTGGTATCGGTCAAGCTGATGACATCGAAACAGCTTGGGACTACGCTTATGAAGCTGACCCAGTGTCAATCTTCGGTGGTATTGTAGTTCTTAACCGTGAAGTGAATGCTGAGACAGCTAAGAAAATGCATGGTGTCTTCCTTGAAATCATTATTGCACCAAGCTATACAGATGAAGCGATTGAAATTTTGACTACCAAGAAGAAAAATTTACGTATCCTTGAGTTGCCATTTGATGCTCAAGATGCTAGTGGAGTGGAAGCGGAATACACTGGTGTTGTTGGAGGTCTCCTTGTTCAAAACCAAGACGTTGTTAAAGAAAGTCCAGCTGACTGGCAAGTGGTTACTAAACGCCAACCAACTGATACAGAAGCGACAGCTCTTGAGTTTGCTTGGAAAGCCGTCAAGTACGTCAAATCAAATGGTATCATCGTGACTAACGACCACATGACACTTGGTGTTGGCCCTGGCCAAACTAACCGTGTGGCTTCCGTCCGTATCGCTATTGACCAAGCCAAAGGGCGTCTTGACGGTGCTGTTCTTGCTTCAGATGCCTTCTTCCCATTTGCAGATAACGTGGAAGAAATCGCCAAAGCAGGTATCAAGGCTATTATCCAACCAGGTGGCTCAGTACGTGACCAAGAGTCTATCGAAGCAGCTGATAAATATGGATTAACGATGATCTTTACAGGCGTTCGTCACTTCCGTCATTAA
- the purM gene encoding phosphoribosylformylglycinamidine cyclo-ligase gives MTNKNAYAQSGVDVEAGYEVVERIKKHVARTERAGVMGALGGFGGMFDLSKTGVKEPVLISGTDGVGTKLMLAIKYDKHDTIGQDCVAMCVNDIIAAGAEPLYFLDYVATGKNEPAKLEQVVAGVAEGCVQSGVALIGGETAEMPGMYGEDDYDLAGFAVGVAEKSQIIDGSKVAEGDVLLGLASSGIHSNGYSLVRRVFADYTGEEVLPELEGQKLKDVLLEPTRIYVKAALPLIKEELVNGIAHITGGGFIENVPRMFSDDLAAEIDESKVPVLPIFKALEKYGEIKHEEMFEIFNMGIGLMLAVKPENVERVKELLDEPVYEIGRIVKKDGASVVIK, from the coding sequence ATGACAAATAAAAATGCGTATGCCCAATCGGGTGTGGACGTTGAAGCAGGTTATGAAGTTGTTGAACGTATCAAAAAACATGTTGCCCGTACAGAGCGTGCAGGTGTCATGGGAGCTCTCGGTGGCTTCGGTGGTATGTTTGACCTTTCAAAAACAGGTGTCAAAGAGCCCGTTTTGATTTCAGGTACAGATGGTGTCGGTACTAAACTCATGCTTGCTATCAAGTACGATAAACACGATACTATCGGTCAAGACTGTGTGGCTATGTGTGTTAACGATATTATCGCTGCAGGTGCTGAGCCCCTTTACTTCCTTGACTACGTAGCAACTGGTAAAAATGAACCAGCTAAGTTGGAACAAGTCGTTGCTGGTGTGGCTGAGGGTTGTGTGCAATCTGGTGTGGCCCTCATTGGTGGTGAGACTGCTGAGATGCCTGGTATGTATGGCGAAGACGACTATGACTTGGCTGGTTTCGCAGTAGGTGTCGCTGAAAAATCACAAATCATCGACGGTTCAAAAGTAGCCGAAGGTGATGTGCTTCTTGGACTTGCCTCAAGCGGTATCCACTCAAATGGTTACTCACTCGTTCGTCGTGTTTTTGCTGATTACACAGGTGAAGAAGTCCTCCCAGAACTTGAAGGGCAAAAACTTAAAGACGTTCTTCTTGAACCAACTCGTATCTATGTCAAAGCAGCTTTGCCATTGATTAAAGAAGAATTGGTTAACGGTATTGCCCACATCACAGGTGGTGGTTTCATCGAAAATGTACCACGTATGTTCTCAGATGACTTGGCTGCTGAGATTGACGAAAGCAAGGTCCCAGTACTTCCAATTTTCAAAGCTCTTGAAAAATATGGTGAAATCAAACATGAAGAAATGTTTGAAATCTTCAACATGGGTATTGGTCTCATGCTTGCGGTGAAACCAGAAAATGTGGAACGTGTCAAAGAACTTCTTGACGAACCTGTTTATGAAATCGGTCGAATTGTGAAGAAGGATGGCGCAAGTGTGGTGATTAAATAA
- the purF gene encoding amidophosphoribosyltransferase gives MTYEVKSLNEECGIFGIWGHPDAAKLTYFGLYSLQHRGQEGAGILSNDAGQLKRHRDMGLLSEVFRDPANLDKLTGKAAIGHVRYATAGEASVDNIQPFMFKFHDGQLGLAHNGNLTNAVSLRRELEKNGAIFSSTSDSEILAHLIRHSHNPSFMGKVKEALNTVKGGFAYLLMLEDKLIAALDPNGFRPLSIGKMANGAIVVSSETCAFEVVGAEWIRDVNPGEVVIIDDNGITYDNYTTDTQLAVCSMEYIYFARPDSNIRGVNVHTARKRMGAQLAREFKHEADIVVGVPNSSLSAAMGFAEESGLPNEMGLIKNQYTQRTFIQPTQELREQGVRMKLSAVSGVVKGKRVVMIDDSIVRGTTSRRIVNLLKEAGATEVHVAIGSPALAYPCFYGIDIQTRKELIAANHTVEETREIIGADSLTYLSIDGLIDSIGIDTDAPNGGLCVAYFDGEYPTPLYDYEERYLESLKEHTSFY, from the coding sequence ATGACATACGAAGTTAAATCTCTTAATGAAGAATGTGGTATTTTTGGAATTTGGGGTCACCCAGATGCTGCCAAATTAACTTATTTCGGACTTTATAGTCTTCAACACCGTGGCCAAGAGGGGGCAGGAATTCTCTCAAATGATGCGGGTCAATTGAAGCGTCATCGTGATATGGGGCTTCTCTCAGAAGTTTTCCGTGATCCAGCCAACTTAGACAAGCTGACTGGTAAGGCTGCTATTGGTCATGTTCGTTATGCGACTGCCGGTGAGGCTTCTGTAGACAATATTCAACCATTCATGTTTAAGTTTCACGATGGACAGCTTGGTCTTGCTCATAATGGGAATTTGACTAATGCAGTGTCACTAAGACGTGAGTTGGAGAAGAATGGGGCCATTTTTAGCTCAACTTCTGATTCAGAAATCTTAGCTCACTTGATTCGTCATAGCCACAACCCATCCTTTATGGGCAAGGTGAAAGAAGCTTTGAATACTGTTAAAGGTGGATTTGCTTACCTCCTCATGCTTGAGGACAAGCTAATTGCAGCCTTGGATCCAAATGGTTTTCGTCCCCTTTCTATTGGTAAGATGGCCAATGGAGCTATCGTGGTTTCATCTGAAACCTGTGCCTTTGAAGTAGTTGGAGCAGAGTGGATTCGCGATGTAAATCCAGGTGAAGTTGTTATCATCGATGATAACGGCATCACTTACGATAACTATACAACGGACACTCAATTGGCTGTTTGCTCAATGGAGTATATCTACTTTGCCCGTCCTGATTCAAATATCCGAGGGGTCAATGTCCATACAGCTCGTAAACGTATGGGTGCTCAATTAGCACGTGAGTTCAAACATGAAGCAGATATTGTCGTTGGTGTGCCTAATTCATCACTTAGTGCAGCCATGGGATTTGCAGAAGAATCAGGCTTGCCAAATGAAATGGGCTTGATAAAAAACCAATACACCCAACGTACCTTTATCCAACCAACACAAGAATTGCGTGAGCAAGGAGTTCGTATGAAACTCTCTGCCGTATCAGGTGTTGTTAAAGGCAAACGTGTGGTTATGATTGACGACTCTATTGTACGTGGGACAACCTCACGTCGTATCGTTAATTTGCTAAAAGAAGCAGGAGCAACAGAGGTTCACGTAGCAATCGGTAGTCCAGCCCTTGCCTATCCATGTTTCTACGGTATCGATATTCAAACACGTAAGGAATTGATTGCGGCCAATCATACAGTTGAGGAAACACGCGAAATCATTGGTGCGGATAGCTTGACTTACTTGTCAATCGATGGCTTGATTGATTCTATTGGAATTGACACAGATGCACCAAACGGTGGCCTTTGTGTGGCTTACTTTGATGGTGAATATCCAACACCATTGTATGACTACGAAGAACGCTATTTGGAAAGTTTGAAAGAACACACTTCTTTCTATTAA